The genome window AAAGGCACGAGCTCAAGGCCAGTTGGGAGTACGATGACTGCCCAGCAACGAGTGCGCTTTGCCGTTAGCACCCGTCATCCGGCCATTGCCGGGATCAGGCTGGTATCGAGGCATGCGAATGACCACCGTGCTTGACGCTAGGGGATAGAGCTCCGTGAGAAGTGCACTTGGTGCTTTTCTGGTGGCGGGCGTGGTGGCGGCCTTGGTGACGCCCATGATCCGGGCCTTTGCTCGGCGCCATGGGGCCGTCGAGCATCCGGGTGAGCGCGATGTCCATTCCGACGGAATCCCTCGTCTTGGTGGACTTGCTGTCGTTGCAGCGGTATTTTCCGCCTTGGCTGTCCTTTTCGTATTGCAGAGCACCGTCTCACAGCTGTTCTTTTCCGATCCGTTGCGCGTCGTCGGGCTGCTTGGAGGTGGAATGGCCGTGTGCCTGCTGGGGGTCGCGGACGATCTGCGCGGGGTCCGCGCCTGGCACAAGTTGTGGGTCCAAGTGGGGGCCGCCCTGCTTGCTTTCCTGTGCGGCTACCGGATCGAAGGAGTCAGCCTGCCGTGGCTGGGAACGCTGGAGATGGGGATCTTCGCGGCGCCGGTAACCGTTCTGTGGATCGTGGCCATCATCAACGCCCTGAACCTCATCGACGGGCTGGATGGCCTTGCCTCGGGTGTGGCCTTTTTCGTCTGCATCGCCAACTTCACGGTTGGCGTGATCCACGGTCATGCGCTCGTCATGCTCCTGTCGGCGGCGCTTGCGGGCGCTATCGCAGGCTTCCTCGTCTACAACTTCAATCCGGCGAGCATCTTCATGGGGGATTCGGGCAGCATGTTCTTGGGCTACGCCCTGGCCACCACCTCCATGCTCGGAAACGAGGTCAAGAGCTCGACCACGATCGCGATCCTGGTGCCCATCCTCGCGATGGGCTTGCCCATCATGGACACGCTCTTTTCGATGGTGCGCCGCTTTCTCGAACGGCGACCGATCTTCTCGCCGGATCGGGGTCACATCCACCACAGACTGCTCGACATGGGCCTCACCCAGCGTCGCGCGGTGATGATTCTCTATGGCGTCTGCGTCCTTTTCGCGGGCGCGGGGGTTGCCGTCTCCATTGGGCGCAGCTGGCAGGTAGGCGGTGCGCTGGTCGTGCTGTGCGTTGCTGTCGTTCTGCTCGTTCGCTTCGTCGGCTATTTCAAGTACCTGACCCTCAAGCGCAATCCAGGCGGCGGCGGACATTCGCGCGAGGCCCAGGCGCTGCGTGCGGCGGTCCCGCGCGCGCTAAGGGCGCT of Pseudomonadota bacterium contains these proteins:
- a CDS encoding undecaprenyl/decaprenyl-phosphate alpha-N-acetylglucosaminyl 1-phosphate transferase; its protein translation is MRSALGAFLVAGVVAALVTPMIRAFARRHGAVEHPGERDVHSDGIPRLGGLAVVAAVFSALAVLFVLQSTVSQLFFSDPLRVVGLLGGGMAVCLLGVADDLRGVRAWHKLWVQVGAALLAFLCGYRIEGVSLPWLGTLEMGIFAAPVTVLWIVAIINALNLIDGLDGLASGVAFFVCIANFTVGVIHGHALVMLLSAALAGAIAGFLVYNFNPASIFMGDSGSMFLGYALATTSMLGNEVKSSTTIAILVPILAMGLPIMDTLFSMVRRFLERRPIFSPDRGHIHHRLLDMGLTQRRAVMILYGVCVLFAGAGVAVSIGRSWQVGGALVVLCVAVVLLVRFVGYFKYLTLKRNPGGGGHSREAQALRAAVPRALRALDRVSTVEELRAVLADFAAAAGLQGLRLRSGDGGVWEWSQPSLARSRQHVLAVDYALDESALDESAPGPAQDRGTLGFQWRSEDSVVPAAVDILLQLITDACASALARCTVPAPVPVAHRRSTADLV